The following coding sequences are from one Salvelinus namaycush isolate Seneca chromosome 23, SaNama_1.0, whole genome shotgun sequence window:
- the LOC120018066 gene encoding translocon-associated protein subunit gamma: protein MAPKGSSKQQSEEDLLLQDFSRNLSAKSTALFYGNALIVSAIPIWLFWRIWHMDLVQSAVLYGVMTLVSTYLVAFAYKNVKFVLKHKVAQKREDAVSKEVTRKLSEADNRKMSRKEKDERILWKKNEVADYEATTFSIFYNNTLFLVLVIIASFFLLKNFNPTVNYILSISASSGLIALLSTGSK, encoded by the exons ATGGCACCCAAAGGCAGCAGCAAACAGCAATCCGAGGAAGACCTACTCCTCCAGGACTTCAGCCGAAACCTGTCTGCAAAGTCCACCGCGCTTTTCTACGGAAATGCGCTAATCGTGTCCGCCATTCCAATTT GGCTGTTCTGGAGAATCTGGCACATGGACCTGGTCCAGTCAGCGGTACTGTATGGAGTCATGACACTGGTCAGCACCTACCTGGTGGCCTTCGCCTATAAGAATGTCAAGTTTGTCCTCAAACACAA AGTTGCCCAGAAGCGAGAGGATGCCGTCTCCAAGGAGGTGACCAGGAAACTATCTGAGGCTGACAATCGCAAGATGTCTCGTAAAGAGAAGGATGAGAG GATTCTGTGGAAGAAGAACGAGGTAGCTGACTATGAGGCCACCACCTTCTCTATCTTCTATAACAACACTCTGTTCCTGGTCCTCGTCATCATCGCCTCCTTCTTCCTGCTGAAGAACTTCAACCCCACCGT TAACTACATCCTGTCCATCAGTGCCTCATCTGGCCTCATCGCCCTGCTTTCCACTGGATCCAAGTAA